ATGACGATCCCCGCGACTTGGTCGCCGATCCGTCGATCGAGCTGGTGGTGATCGCCACGCCGAACGAAAGCCACGCCAGCCTGGCGCGCGCCGCGCTCGAGGCGGGCAAGCACGTGGTGGTCGATAAGCCTTTCACCCTCGAGGCCGCCGAGGCCGAGGCGCTGATCGCGCTGGCCGAGCGGAAGGGCCGCAAGCTGTCGGTGTTCCAGAACCGCCGCTGGGACAACGATTTCCTCACCGTGCGGCGCCTGGTGGAAGACGGCCGTCTCGGCGAGGTGGCCTACTACGAAGCACACTTCGACCGGTTCCGCCCCGAGATCAAGCCGGGCTGGCGCGAGACCGAAGCCGCGGGCGCCGGGCTGCTCTACGACCTCGGCTCGCACCTGATCGACCAGGCGCTCGTGCTGTTCGGCCTGCCTCGTGCCATCACGGCCGATCTCGCGCGCCAGCGGGCCGCGGCGCGCGCCGACGATTATTTTCATCTCGTGCTCGACTACGGGCGCCGCCGCGCGGTGTTGCACGCCTCGGTACTCGTGCGCGATCCCGGCCCGCGCTATCTCGTGCATGGCGACGGGGGGAGTTTCGTCAAATACGGCATCGACGGGCAG
This window of the Luteibacter aegosomatis genome carries:
- a CDS encoding oxidoreductase, which gives rise to MQPISTGLIGYGTAGAFFHAPLIAASGGLHLAAIGSRRREDIQRDFPEARAYDDPRDLVADPSIELVVIATPNESHASLARAALEAGKHVVVDKPFTLEAAEAEALIALAERKGRKLSVFQNRRWDNDFLTVRRLVEDGRLGEVAYYEAHFDRFRPEIKPGWRETEAAGAGLLYDLGSHLIDQALVLFGLPRAITADLARQRAAARADDYFHLVLDYGRRRAVLHASVLVRDPGPRYLVHGDGGSFVKYGIDGQEAALREGRRPGGEGWGEDDPASFGRFTDVDGSVRTIDTLPGRYTAYYEGVAAAIRDNAPVPVNPREARDVIRVIEAAQVSAREKRTVTL